The stretch of DNA TGATTTCTTCATCCACTAAATGAAGATAGTAACACCTATTTAATAGTGTAGATGCGAAGATTAAACAAGACAGTGTATATCAAGCACATAGCACAGCGCTTGCCATTTCCTGACAATTAATGGCAACCATTATTAACAAAGCTGCAGTACAAGAACTGTGGTGAAATGGGGGATTCAGGACATAGAGCCTCAGGTAGAAGAGATACAATGAaggttagtttgttttttaaaaaattgtaatttatctaattttttttttttaagatggagtcttgctccataacccaggctggagtgcagtggtacaatctcggctcactgcatatctaattttatataaaaaattaatggggccgggcacagtgactcacgcctgtaatcccagcactttgggaggcagaggcaggtggatcacaaggtcaggagttcgagaccagcttgaccaacatggtgaaaccccgtctgtactaaaaatacaaaaattagccaggcatggtggtgagcgcctataatcccagttactcaggaggctgaggcagaagaatcacttgaacctgggaggcagaggttgcgatgagccaagatcacgctactgcactccagcctgcacgacagagcgagacctccatctcaaaaaataataataataatgagggggctgggcagggtggttcacgtctataatcccagtacattgggaggctgaggccagcgaatcacctgaggtcaggagttcaagacaagcctggccaacatggcgaaaacccatctctacaaaaatacaaaaattagccgggcatggtgatgtgtgcctgtaatcccagctactcgggaagctgaggcaggagaatcacttgaacccaggaggcggaggttgccgtgagctgagatcgcgccattgcactccagcctgggcgacagagcgagactccatctcaaaaaaaaaaatagggtctcacctgggcatagtggctcatgcctataatcccagtactttgggaggccaaggtggacagatcacttgaggtcaggagtttgagaacagcctggccaacatggtgaaaccccatctctactgaaaacacaaaaattagctggacatgggtaatcccagctactcgggaggctgaggcagaagaattggttgaacctggaggttgcagtgagccaagatcatgccactgcactccagcctagctgatgagtgagactctgtcttaaaaaaataataaaaaaagaatacatttgttATTCGGAATACACTTCTTATAACACTGCAGTGAATACTCTGCCAAAAAAAAGGGACAggggagggtctcactatgttgcccaggctggtcttgaactcctgggctcaagcaaatctcctacctcagcctcccaaagtgctaggattacagcatgagccaccatgctcagccgagttttaaataaattttaaagtatgttcTTACCAGCTTTATAGCCAAGCCTAACTGGCTACTAAATATGtagcagaaaatcagtaaatattGAAGTAGATTACAAGATatatgaattttttgttttgttttgagacaaagtttcactcttgttccccaggctagagtgcaatggcacgatctcggctcaccgaaacctccgtctcccaggtccaagcgattctcttgcctcaccctcccgagtagctgggattacaggcatgcgccaccacacctggctaatttttattttcagtagagacggggtttctccatgttgtcaggctgatctcgaactcccgacctcaggtgatccacccgtctcggcctcccaaagtgctgggattacaggcatgagccactgcacctggccgatatGTGAAGCTTTTATTCACTGCTGCATCCCCAGTGTGTAGAAGAGTGTCTGGCATATGGGAGACACTTTAGCATTTGTTGACTGAATGTTGTTACCACCCTGTTCAGTACTGTCTTGAGCTGGCCAGTGGAACCTGGTGTAACGAGCCCCTCCtacctcttctctcttttcatttggCCCATTAGCTTGTCTCCTTCAGATGGAGCCCGTGAACTACGAACGAGTGAGAGAATATAGTCAGAAAGTCCTGGAACGACAGCCTGATAATGCCAAGGCCTTGTATCGGGCCGGAGTGGCCTTTTTCCATCTGCAGGACTATGACCAGGCCCGCCACTACCTCCTGGCTGCCGTGAATAGGCAGCCTAAAGGTAAGCAAGAAGGGCTTTGAAATGGTAAAGACAAAATTGTCTTGCTGGGGTGGATCTGTGGAAAGggggttttattttactttgccaatgtattattttcaataaGTAATACATTCACATGGTTGAGAATTCGAACTGAAAAAGTATACGATGAACAGACCTTTTTCCACTCTTGTGTTCTTGTCTCCACAGAAAAGCAGTATTATTAGTTTCATGTGTAGGGGGTTGATGCTTAATCAGACATACACAATATATATGTTGGTATGTCTgtttcatatatgtatgtatgcctattctaatatataaatatatgtatatcaacgtgcttttatttataaatatacagtgtatatatttatacatatacatgaatatatatataaaataggcaggccaggtggggtggctcacatctgttatctcagcactttgggagaccaaagtgggtggatcacctgaggtcaggagtttgagaccagcctgaccaacatggagaaaccccatctctactaaaaatacaaaattagccaggcatggtggcgcatgcctgtaaacccagctactcgggaggctgaggcaggagaattgcttgaacccaggaggcggaggttgcggtgagccgagatcctgggcaacaagaacgagattctgtctcaaaaaaaaaaaaaaaaaaaaaa from Homo sapiens chromosome 11, GRCh38.p14 Primary Assembly encodes:
- the TTC9C gene encoding tetratricopeptide repeat protein 9C isoform b (isoform b is encoded by transcript variant 4), which encodes MEPVNYERVREYSQKVLERQPDNAKALYRAGVAFFHLQDYDQARHYLLAAVNRQPKDANVRRYLQLTQSELSSYHRKEKQLYLGMFG